The following are encoded together in the Desulfofalx alkaliphila DSM 12257 genome:
- a CDS encoding helix-turn-helix domain-containing protein: MIKEISSKIRTIRHQQNLTLKDLSEKTGLSVSFLSQVERGTSMLAITSLKKIADALNVPITSFFDSHVNQNFIVKAEEHKPFRIEGYNAQYTRLSGEFSGRLMEPMLVILEPGKTHHSTLSHPGEEFYYVLEGAVVFNVDGQESLVNKGDSIHFPSELPHYWRNPTDEEAVVLCVVTPVIF, translated from the coding sequence ATGATTAAAGAAATAAGTAGTAAAATTCGCACTATTCGACATCAGCAAAACCTTACTCTAAAAGACTTAAGTGAGAAAACCGGCTTATCGGTAAGTTTTCTGTCCCAGGTAGAGAGGGGAACTTCGATGTTGGCAATCACATCGTTGAAAAAAATTGCTGATGCCTTAAATGTTCCTATTACCAGCTTTTTTGACAGTCATGTTAATCAAAATTTTATTGTCAAAGCTGAAGAACACAAACCCTTTCGCATTGAGGGTTATAATGCGCAATATACCAGACTAAGTGGCGAATTTAGCGGTCGTTTAATGGAACCAATGTTGGTAATACTGGAGCCTGGGAAGACACACCATTCTACATTAAGTCATCCCGGCGAAGAATTTTATTATGTTTTAGAAGGTGCAGTGGTTTTTAATGTGGACGGTCAAGAAAGTTTAGTAAATAAAGGTGACTCTATACATTTTCCATCGGAACTTCCCCATTATTGGCGCAATCCTACGGATGAAGAGGCGGTGGTCTTGTGTGTAGTGACACCGGTGATTTTTTAA
- a CDS encoding hydantoinase/oxoprolinase family protein — MRVATDIGGTFTDLVAINKEGKITIAKSHTTPPNFEQGVIDVIKKSGTNAKEIETFIHGTTVIINALTERKGVKTGLITTKGFRDVLEIARGNRPDLFNVRYQKPAPFIPRYLRLEVEERLNYKGEVLTPLKTEQIAPIIEYFKKEKVEAIAVAFLHAYANPDHEKETVKVIKELWPEVAVTASHEVTKEWREYERTSTCVLNSYVKPIASSYIDRLESRLTDMGVEGHKYIMQSNGGTTTFEQAKVTPINMVESGPVAGVFGAAVLGQVIGEKNIIAFDIGGTTAKCSLIDDGEVKVTTEYHIEKTELTAGYPIKVPVVDIVEIGNGGGSIAWIDEAGSLKVGPQSAGAVPGPVAYGLGGTEPTTTDANLVAGRLSAKNFDNEVDLDNVKKSIEEKVAKHFNISVDEAALGIIRIANSNMLNALKLISVRRGYDPREFALVAFGGGGPMHATALAKELGVKKVIVPVAGPVFSAWGMLMTDLRSDSVQTYIRRCGEINFAEINQEWAKMETEATNQYHNQGVSADRVIFTRFADMRYLGQEHTVKVPVPNGEWNEEAIEEVIRRFHHLHEQNYTFKLEGAQTEIVNLHLVAYGRVQKPEMHRIESEAANIEDAVKEVRPVLFEEQGWLDTKVYAREKMVPEVLVEGPAIVEEQSASTIIYPGQSLIVDEYGNLIINTGV; from the coding sequence ATGCGGGTTGCAACAGACATTGGTGGAACCTTTACGGACTTGGTTGCCATCAATAAGGAAGGCAAAATTACAATAGCAAAAAGCCACACTACCCCGCCTAATTTTGAGCAGGGCGTAATTGATGTTATTAAAAAAAGTGGTACCAATGCTAAAGAAATTGAAACTTTTATTCATGGAACAACGGTGATTATTAATGCCCTTACAGAACGTAAGGGTGTTAAAACGGGGTTGATTACAACCAAGGGATTCCGCGATGTTTTGGAGATTGCCAGGGGTAATCGGCCGGACCTTTTTAATGTGCGCTATCAAAAACCGGCTCCTTTTATACCCCGTTACCTACGTCTTGAGGTGGAGGAAAGGTTGAACTACAAGGGAGAAGTGCTGACTCCTTTAAAGACAGAACAAATAGCACCGATTATTGAATACTTTAAGAAAGAAAAGGTTGAAGCCATTGCCGTGGCTTTTCTTCATGCTTATGCCAACCCTGACCATGAGAAAGAGACCGTTAAAGTAATTAAAGAATTGTGGCCGGAGGTGGCGGTTACTGCTTCCCATGAGGTAACCAAGGAATGGCGTGAGTATGAGCGCACCAGCACCTGTGTGTTAAACTCCTACGTTAAGCCCATTGCCTCTTCCTATATCGACAGGCTGGAGTCCAGGCTTACAGATATGGGTGTTGAGGGACATAAATATATCATGCAGTCAAACGGTGGCACCACCACCTTTGAGCAAGCTAAGGTAACACCCATTAACATGGTTGAATCCGGCCCGGTGGCAGGTGTTTTTGGAGCAGCTGTGCTAGGACAAGTCATCGGGGAGAAAAACATTATTGCCTTTGATATCGGTGGAACCACTGCTAAATGCTCCCTGATTGATGACGGCGAAGTGAAGGTTACCACTGAATATCATATTGAAAAGACTGAACTTACCGCCGGCTACCCCATTAAGGTACCTGTGGTGGACATTGTGGAAATAGGTAACGGCGGGGGTTCCATTGCTTGGATTGACGAGGCCGGTTCCTTGAAGGTAGGGCCGCAGTCCGCAGGAGCTGTGCCAGGACCGGTGGCCTATGGCCTTGGCGGTACAGAACCCACAACCACCGATGCCAACCTGGTTGCAGGTAGATTATCGGCAAAGAACTTTGACAATGAAGTGGACCTAGACAATGTTAAAAAGTCCATTGAAGAAAAGGTTGCCAAACATTTCAATATTTCTGTTGATGAAGCGGCCCTGGGCATTATTCGCATTGCCAACTCTAATATGCTAAACGCCTTAAAACTGATTTCCGTTAGAAGGGGTTATGACCCGCGGGAATTTGCCTTGGTGGCATTTGGCGGCGGCGGACCAATGCACGCAACTGCTTTGGCCAAAGAGTTGGGTGTTAAGAAGGTAATTGTTCCGGTGGCCGGTCCTGTGTTCTCGGCCTGGGGCATGTTAATGACTGACCTGCGCAGCGATTCTGTACAAACTTATATTAGACGCTGCGGCGAAATTAATTTTGCAGAGATAAATCAAGAATGGGCTAAGATGGAAACAGAGGCCACAAATCAATATCATAACCAGGGAGTCAGCGCTGACAGGGTGATATTCACAAGATTTGCCGATATGCGCTACTTAGGACAGGAACATACTGTTAAGGTGCCCGTGCCCAACGGCGAGTGGAATGAAGAGGCCATTGAAGAGGTAATCCGCCGCTTCCACCACTTACATGAGCAGAACTATACATTTAAGTTAGAAGGCGCCCAAACAGAGATTGTAAACTTGCACCTGGTGGCCTATGGAAGGGTACAAAAACCGGAAATGCATCGGATTGAAAGTGAAGCTGCCAACATTGAAGATGCTGTGAAGGAAGTGAGACCTGTTTTATTTGAAGAACAGGGTTGGCTTGATACTAAGGTATATGCCCGAGAAAAAATGGTTCCGGAGGTACTGGTTGAAGGGCCGGCCATTGTGGAGGAACAATCAGCCTCTACCATCATTTATCCCGGACAGTCTTTGATTGTAGATGAATATGGCAATTTGATTATCAATACGGGGGTGTAG